In Sulfuricurvum sp., the genomic stretch CCTGAGCATTACGCTCTGGCGGATGCGTGTTTGTTTGAGAGGAAGATTGTGAAGTAGATTCTTCGGTAGTAAATTTTGCATTGAAAATTCTTAGCTATAATGGAGAGAAAAATAGAGTAATAGCATGATAACTTTCAAAGAAACCGATACCTATCTCCTCTCGAAAAAAGGTTCAACATTTGATTATCCGTTTGATCAAGAAGTTCGGGTATATCGTGTGGCGGGGAAAATATTTGCTCTGATGGTGGATAAAGAGCCGTTATCGATCAATCTCAAATGCAATCCGATGTATGCGTTAGAATTGCGTTCAATCTACTCATCCGTGATTCCCGGGTATCACA encodes the following:
- a CDS encoding MmcQ/YjbR family DNA-binding protein, whose translation is MITFKETDTYLLSKKGSTFDYPFDQEVRVYRVAGKIFALMVDKEPLSINLKCNPMYALELRSIYSSVIPGYHMNKKHWNTVMIEGDVDDKLLKELIDHSYTLIVESLTKKQREAIL